In the genome of Dyadobacter fermentans DSM 18053, the window CCATGGTGCTCATCGACGGAATGCCGATGGTAAGCGGACTGTCGACGGTTTATGGACTTTCGGGTATTCCAAACAGCCTGATCGATCGCGTGGAAATCGTGAAAGGACCGGCGTCTACCCTATACGGTTCGGAAGCGGTAGGTGGCCTCATTAATATTATTACTAAAAATCCGTTGAAAGCGCCGGTGTTTTCGGCCGACGTGTTCAGCACCACCTGGCGCGACTATAATGTGGACCTCGGCGTGAAATTCACACCGGGCGAAAAGAGCAGCTCATTGCTCGGCATCAATTATTTCAACTACCAGAACCCGATCGACAACAATAAGGACGGATTCACCGACCTGACGCTCCAGAACCGCATTTCGATATTCAACAAATGGTCGTTCAAGCTCAAAGACGACCGCCAGGCCAACATTGCCGCCCGCTATTACTATGAAGATCGCTGGGGCGGGCAAATGCAGTGGGACCGCTCCTACCGCGGCGGTGATGAAATTTATGGTGAAAGCATTTATACCAAACGATTTGAATTGCTCGGGAACTACCAGCTCCCGCTCAGCGAAAAAGTGACGCTGCAATACTCCTTCAGCTCGCATAACCAGAACTCGGCCTACGGAAATGTGCCATTTGTGGCCGACCAGAAGATCGCCTTCGCGCAGCTTTTGTGGGATAAGGAAATCGGGAAGCACAGCTTGCTGATGGGAACGCCGTTCCGCTACACGTTTTACAATGACAACACGCCCGCCACGCGCTATGCCGATGGCCACGACCATGCCGACAAAATTTACCTGCCGGGCATATTCATTCAGGACGAAATCAAAACCGGGCCGCATTCGGTGTTGCTGGGCGCGCGATACGATTACAACAGCCGCCACGGAAGCATATTCACGCCAAGGGCCGCATACAAATACAAATTTAACCAGACGGACGTGGTGAGGCTGAATGTCGGTCGCGGTTTCCGGATCGTGAACCTGTTCACCGAAGACCACGCCGCATTGACCGGCTCGCGGGATGTGATCCTGAAAGAGGAATTGAAACCCGAGCAAAGTTGGAACGCGAATATCAACCTGGTCAAGAAAATCGTAACGGGCAATTCGTTCATCGGATTCGACGCATCGGTATTTTATACACACTTCACAAACCGCATTCTCCCCGATTACGATACCAATCCGAACCAGATCATTTACGACAATCTCAACGGGTATGCCGTTTCCAAAGGCATTAGCCTGAACCTCGATTTCAACTTCCCATTCCCGCTCAAAATCATCGCCGGCGGGACATACATGGACAATTTTCAGAAAGAGAACGGCGTGCGTTTCAGGCCGGTACTTACCGAAAAGTTCACCGGCACGTGGTCGTTTTCGTACGAAATCCAGAAAGCCGGGCTTTCGGTTGACTACACCGGAAACATTTATGGCCCCATGCGTCTGCCGGTTCTCAGCGAGGAAGATCCGCGCGCGGCCAATTCTCCGGTATGGTCTTTGCAGAATATCCAGCTCACCAAAAAATTCAACAATGGACTGGAAGTTTACGGAGGCGTCAAAAACCTGCTCAATTTTACTCCACCCGCCAATTCGATCGCCCGCGCGAACGATCCGTTCGACAAAAACGTGCAGTTCGACGGGCAGGGCCAGGTTATTGCCACACCTGACAATCCGTACCGACTGACGTTCGATCCGTCGTACGTTTACGCGCCCAACCAGGGTATCAGGGCATTTGCCGGGCTGCGTTATACATTAAGATGACATCGGCCCAAGGCAGCAAAAAATGTCGCCAAAAATGTTATTATATAACTTTTCAAAGATCACAATCATTCAGGATATTGATATTCATTGATTTGACGAATTTTTGATTGTATCTTTGAGCCATCAACCAATTAACACTACCAGTTATGGCATTAACAAAACAGTTTGTAAAAAGTAAGTCTGTTTACAAAGTAACGTTTACAGTTCCTGCTGAGGCGGCGTCAGAAGCGAAGAAAGTTGCCCTCGTAGGCGAGTTCAATGGCTGGAACCCAGAGGAAGCCATTGCATTGAAAAAACAGAAAGACGGTTCATTCAAAACCAGCCTGGAATTGGGTGCCGGAGAATATCAATTCCGCTACATTCTCGACGGAGAGAAATGGGAAAACGACTGGGAAGCAGACAAATACGTACCTGCGGGCGTGGACGCAACCGAGAATTCGGTAGTTGTTCTTTAAGTCGGCTGTCAGCTGTCGGCTGTCGGCTGAATGCAAAAAACGCGGTGAGTTAAAGATACTCGCCGCGTTTTTATGTTAAAATCCAAAACCAAGTCTAAAAGCCGAAAGCCGACGGCCGATAGCTTAGGTTCCTATATCGCAAAACTGTCACTCTCAACATACGCCCTGATCAGCGCTTCTTCGCCCTCTTTGCCTTGTTTCGAGTTGCCGTGCTCCATTCCCATGATGAACGACTTGCCTTCTTTCTTGCTGCGGTCGTAGATATATTTGAAGACATTCTTGTAGTTGATCTCACCGGTTGTGGGCTCCTTGCGGCCGGGTTCGTCGCCGATCTGGAAATAGTCAATCTCGCTCCACGTCTGGTCGATATTGTAAAGCAGGCGGCCTTCGTTTTTCTGCATGTGGTAAATATCGTACAGGATCTTGCACGACTTGCTGTTCACGCCGCGGCAGATTTCGTAGGTCTGATCTGACGTTCTCAGGAACAAATTCGGGGAGTCGCTCAGTGGTTCGAGCACCATTACGAGTCCGTGCGGTTCGAGGATTTCGGCACCACGGCGCAGTGCGTCGATCACGTTGCCGGTTTGCACGCCTATCGGCAGGTTTCTTTCAAAATCACCCGGAACGACGGTCATCCATTTCGCATTGACGCGCTTCGCTACTTCCACTGCTTTCTTGCAGCCATTAAGGAAAATGTCGATATATTCTTTTTTGCCTGCGGCGAGCGTATTGGCGCCATTACCGCCCTTATCTACCACAAACACGCCCATTTCCATGCCCAACCGGGTCATTTCCTTGGCAATGGCCTCCTGTTGCTCCACCGGACGGCCCATCATGCCATTGTCTTCCAATGCCATAAACCCCTGATCCGCCATAAATTTAAGCTGGTCGATCACATCCTTTCCGGCGCTATTCTGGAACATGCCGAAGTGGGAAGCATATTTGAGCTTAAACTTGTTTTTAGCCATGGGAGCCGACGCGAATGCATCTCCTGCTGCAACTGCGGCACCCGTCAAACCAAGGGTAGATTTTACAAAATTTCTGCGGAGCATAAATGTTTTAGTGTTTTCGTTTCAGATGGTAAAGCTGTATAGCCTGGAAATTTACCCCAAAATCGCTCCGCTATCTTCATCCTACCGGTTTTTTCTGCGTTTGCGGCGTTCTTTCTTGCTGCTTTTGGATTCATCCGCAGGCTTGGTTGCTACTTCTTCCACAGGCGGCTTGGGCAGGTAGGGAGCCAGTTGTGCCTTGATCTCCTCACGGAATGCATTCTTCACGCCTTCCAATGCCGCTTCCTTCACCTCACCGTCGACCTGGTTGTTGACGAGCAGCTTCACCACCGCCTCTTCGCCGGGCCAGCTCGCGCCGAGGTAGCGCGCCGCGTTCTTACGGACATTCGGCGATTCGTCGCTGTTCAAAACGGTGGATCGCAGCAAGTAAATCGATTCTGAGCTGCCCACAGTCTGGATGGACGCCAGCAATGCCGATTTTTTTGACTCATTCATTCCCGCAAGTTTCTGGGTCAGGTAGGTAATCCCGCCCTGCTCCAGCAGCAACCCTCCCGCGTCGCGGCCTATCACTTCGTCGGATTTGTCCAAAGCCAGTTTCAGCAGCCGATCGTTCTCCGATTCCAGCTCGTAGCGGGTCATAAGGTCGATATAATGCTCGGTGCCGTAGGTTTCGTCGAGCAATTTACTCAGCGCCGTGCGGCCTTGCTGGGAGTTGGTTACAAATGATTTATCCAAATGCAGCAATGCCAGCTTACTCACTTCAATCCGGTCGGAAGACGGCACGTTGAGCACGCTCAGCAATGCCTGGGTTTTCTCATAACCCGCATGAAAAAAGTCGAACGAGCGGAAATACCGGAGCCTGCTTTTGAAACTCACCGATGTATCGGCGGCCAGCTCACTCAGGTATGGAATGGCTTTGCGCGTGCGGGCCAGCCAGATAATGTCCTTTCCGGCGTCGGTAGTCCAGGGTTTGGCACCGGCCCTTTCGAGCCATGCCGGGAAGAGCCGCTCCCACTGGTCGTAGGCGCCGATGCTGAGCGCTTCCACCGTCCAGCGGTCGTTTCCTTTGTATTGTTTTGCCAATTGCAGCCACACATCCAATGCTTCGTAGGTGTGGTTATGGTTAATGGCCAATGCACACTCGCGGCGAACCTGCGGATCGCGGTCGGACGTGAGGCGCTTGATATACTCGGTGGGGTCGCTGTTGCGCTGGCGTACGGCGCGCAATGCGGTAATGCGCAGGTTGGGGTTCAGCTCGCGGAAGCCAATGTCCAGGTTACGGTAATTGAAACCTTCGATACGGTTCAGCACCCACAACGCCCTCGCACGCAGCTTCGGGTTACCATTATACTGCCTGAACAGTTCTTCTAAAAAAGGCTCTGCGGCCCAGCCGTGGCTCACACAGGCATTCCAGGCCAGGTAGCGCTGCGACAGGTTGGGGCTCTGCAATGCTTTCACAGCCTGCTCGGGAATGGACAGGTCGAAAACCGGGATCTTGTACGGAGTGCCCGTAGGCGCCACTCGGAAAATGCGGCCGCGGCTCCGGTCCTTCATTTTGTGCGACCCTACCACAGGATCGTACCAATCGGAGATGATGAGGGACCCATCCGGTGCCACGCAAACGTCCGTCGGCCTGAACCATTTATCGCGCTTACCTTCCAGAATGGGCAGAATGCCGGTCGATTTGTAGCCGGCGCCATCAGTTTGCACCGGAAATGCGCTTACGTAGCCCTGGCCTGCATCCGCCAGCAATATCTGGTCCCAATAGCGCCGCGGCAGCAGGTCACCTTCATAGATCGTCATACCCATTGGAAAACCCGAACCGGTTTCCAGCAAATCAGGAACGACACCCGGATCATTCTGATGCCAGTGGCGGCGGGGAATTTCGTCTTCGAGATTGGTGCGGTTAAGACGCCAGCTTGCACCCGTCATTTCATCCACATACCCAAAATTCCCATTCTCCATCACATACGATACGCGGTCGCCGCCATTGCCGGGCTCCTCCTGGTCCGACTGCCACATGGTGCCATAGCTATCCACAGCCACTTCCCAGCCATTCCGGAAATTCTCGGCCATGATCTCGACTTTGGTAAAATCCTGCTCGCAGCGGAAAACCACGCCTTGCTTGAACTGCCTGAAATCGATCGGCCGCTCGTACTTATCGAGCAGCGGGCGGTCCTGTCCGTCCACGAGTTGCCGGCCTGCGTTACCGTAGTTGAAGTAAAACTTACCATCCGGTCCAAACACGAATGCGTGAATGCCGGCGTCATTCTGCGCGCCTCCTATGCCTTTGAAAAGGATTTCTTTTTTATCAGCCTTGTCGTCGCCGTTAGTGTCTGTAAAAAGCCACACATACGGACTTTGCGACACGATGGCCTTGTTGCCCATCACCCAGATGCCCAAGGGCGCATTGAGCTCCGGTCCCTGGTAAAAAACCTTCGTGACATCCGCCTTACCGTCGCCGTCCTTGTCCTCCATGATCACGATCCGGTCGCCCTGCCCCAGCTCCGACTTGCCGTTCACGGCAGGCCGGTAATTGAACGCCTCGCAGGCCCACACGCGGCCACGGTGATCGACGTCGATATTGATGGGGTTGATCACATTCGGTTCGGAAGCGAAGAGCGTCGCTTCGAGCCCGTCGGCAGCCTGCACCCCGGCCACGGCATTACGCGAAAAGCGCCTTTCCGTTTCCGAAAGCGCCGCATAAGCGCTGTCGGGATTAACAACCACCAGTGAATCAACAACTTGACTAAAACCTTGAAATGAAAGGGAGGTAAAAAGAACCGCAGCACACCACGCAGATCTCACGATAGGGAATTGTTTCAAAACGAATTTTTGATGATGCAGATAAATCCAAAAACGTTATAAAAATACCTGATGTTTCGGGAATTACGAAATGGAGTTTTGGGAAATTGTCACCATCCGGCGATTTGAAGCAGGTTGATTTGAAGGGGAAATATGATTAAATTTCGATAAGAATCACATGCACTATCAGTACTTATGAAGGAAAAAATCAGGCATTTGATTGCCGGGAAGGTTATTCAGAAAGGTTTTGTAAAAACATCCATCCGCAGAATGATGGAAGCGGGCCGCCACTCCGACGAAGAATTAGATCTTCTTCTGGATCGCTTACGACGCCTCGATGAAGAAATTGAAATCTTAGAAAGTGTGTTAAAACAATTGAAACAATGACCGGAAAACTAATGGAAAAAGAAGCGGTGGTACAGGCATTGTATAACGCAGAAACACTGGAAGCTATTGACAAAGCAGGTGAGGACTGGGCGGATCTTTACAAATCTTCTTCACAAGAGGACAAGGAATATCTGGGAAATGAAATGAAAAAATTTAGCCGATGGGTAATCGCCAAGTGCGACGAATCGCATGAGGAATTTAAACAAGTTATGGCTGAGTTCGAAGCCATGAAACAGGCACAATCCCAGCATTGATAAATCTGCCCTGACAATGACTTAGAGCTCGGGAGGGGTTATTTCAAGACCATTTACACACGCTATTAGCATTTATGAAGGAAAAGATCAGGCATTTGATTGCAGAAAAGATTATTGAACAAGGTCAGATAAAAATTCGGATGCGCAGTCTGGCAGTCGTCGGCAAGCTATCAGAGGAGGTTCAGAATTACTTTCTGGATAGGCTAAGTAGTCTTGATGACGATATTAAAACCTTGAAAAATATGCTGAAGCAATTGAATCAATAACGAAAAGAGCGATGGAAAAAGAACAAATCATAAAAGCTTTATACGACGCGAACACGGAGGCATCCATCAAGGAAGCCAACGATGCGTGGCTTGCGTGCTATCAAGCTTCGTCAGAGTCCGACCAGCAATATTTATTGGAAGAATATGATCGGTTCGGTGACTATATCAAAAAGAAGGGTGAAGAGTCAAATCGCAAGATGAAGGAAATCATTGCCGAATTCGAAGCCATGAAACCAGCAGAACCCCAGCATTGAAATACAAAAAAGGAGCCTCGCGGCTCCTTTTGCATTGCTACTTCTTCTTCAAATTACTCAGATAATCCACCAGACTCACCAATTCCTCCGTACTCATTGCATCCTGCAAGCCTGCGGGCATCATCGAGTCTTTCAGCTGCTTGATCGATTTGACCTGCGACATTTTATATTCCTGGGTTGATCCGCCGGGGAATTTGAGGATCAGGTCTGTTTCGGTTTTGCTGGAAACGATGCCCGACACGGCGGTACCGTCTTTTAACGTCACTTCAAAACCCTCATAACCAAAGCCGATACCCGCGCTGGGGTCGAAAATGGCGGCGTATTGGGCTTCCTTAGGCAGCTTACTGCCGATTTCGGACAGTTTCGGGCCGAAATCCATCCCTTCGCCATTCACCTGGTGACACACCGAACAGTAGGACGTAAATACCTGCTTGCCTTTTGCGAGGTCACCTTTCATGCCTATAAGCTCTTTCACTTCTGGATGCTTTTTCACGGCCACAGTCGCTCCATCGAGGTATTTGGCGGCTTCCATTTTCACCGATTTCCGCCAGGCGCCATTCAGGCCCTGAACGGCGGCTGTTTTTGCCTCGCCGGTGAGCTTGCCGTCTTTGAGCAGCACCAGTACCTGATCTTCACCGCTCATGGTGCCGCCGAGCGATCTGGCCGCGATAATCTGCAGGTCTTCGGGGTAGCTGGTGTCGGTGGCCGCCGTTTTCAGAATATCGAGGGCATCCTTGCTTCCAACCGATTTGAGCGCTGTCAACACGGCCGCACTTTTTGTCCTATCCGAACCTTTTACCACCTTCCAAAGCAATGGCGTGCCGCCCTGCTTGATCAGCTGCCCCGCCGCCGTCGATCCGAGGCGGCTGCTGGATTGCTCCATGGCCATTTTCAGTAACCGTTCGTTTTCAGAAGGGATCTCGTATTTCGCGACGAGTTCGAGGTAGGCTTGCGTGCCATATGTCCGGTCGAGCATGCGCTTTAATGCGGCCATCGCCTCGGGCGTTTGCTTCACAAATGCCGGATCGAGGTGGCGCATCACCAGTTCGTTCACTTTGTCCTGGTGCGCGCCTGAGCCGTTGGTCAGTTTCAGCAATGCCATTGATTTTTCGCGACCTGCCGAATTGAAGTCAAATGCCCGGAAATAGCGCAACCGGCTTTTCAAATCCACCGAAGGATCACCCGCCAGCGAAGCCAGCAGCTGCACGGATTCTTTGCCGCGCGAGCGCCACACTATGTCTTTTCCGGCCTGCGTAGCCACAGGATTTGCGCCCGCTTTGCCGAGCCATGCCTTGAAAAACGAATCCCACTGTGCATCGGCGCCGATGCCGAGCGCTTCGAGGTACCAGCGGTCTTTGCCGTCGTACTGCTGCGCCAGCGTAGCCCACAATGCGGGCGCTTCGGGCGAGGGGTTATGGTGTAATAGCAATGCGCATTCGCGACGGACCTGCGCTTCGGGATCTTTGACCAATGTTTTAATATAAGGAAGCACGTCCACATGCTCCGACTCCGCCGCGGCGCGCAGCCCGGCAATCCGGATATCCGCATTGGCATCTTTAATAGCCAGTTCAACCGTCTTTTTAGCCGTAAATGGGAACTTGCTCAGGAGCCACATCGCCCTCGCCCGCATGCGGGGCTCGGCGTTTTTGCTGGCAAACAACTTTTCCAATCCAGGAGCCGCTCTGGCGCCCATGGTATGCAGGGAAGTCCAGGCATGGTAGCGCACCGAGAGGTTAGGACTTTGCAATGCCTCTATTGCGCCGGACACCGTCGCGAAATCCGCTTTTTTAATGCGATAAGGCGCGTTTGCAGGCGCTACACGATAAATGCGGCCTTTGCCCTGGTCGCCGGCCTGGTGGCCGCCCACACCCGGATCGTACCAGTCGGAAACGAGCAATGAGCCATCGGGCGCCACGCACACGTCGGACGGGCGGAACCACTGGTCGCGCTTGCCGTCGACGATATTGACGATTTTAGCAGAATACCCCGCCCCGGCTTTTTCAACCGGATAAGAGCGTACCACATTATGCCCCGGTTCGCAGTGGATCATTTGTCCCCAAAATTCCTTCGGCAGCAGCTTACCCTCATACACGACCATTCCCGTAGGCGAGCCTGAGCCGGTTTGAAGCAGGTTCGGGACCACGCCGGGGTCATTCAAATGCCAGTGGCGGTAGGGTATCGAGTCCTCCATATTAGTGCGGTTTGCCCGCCAGCCCGCGCCGGTCATCTCGTCGGTGTAGCCGTAGTTACCGTGCTGCATCACGTAGTTGATCCGCACGCCCTTGTTGCCGTCGTCGTCGTTGTCCGACTGCCACATGGTTCCGTAGCTGTCCACCGCCACTTCGAAATTGTTCCGGAAATTATTGCCCAGCACCTCGATATTGTTAAAATCAGGGTCGCAGCGGAACACCATTCCCTGTTTCAGTTTAGAAAAGTCGATCGGCTTGCCGTCTTTGCCCACAATAGGATTTCCCTTTCCATCGAGCAGGTGGTTGCCTTCATTTCCGAAATTGAAATACAACTTACCATCCGGCCCGAAAACAAACGCGTGCATTCCGTGGTCGTGCTGGTCACCGCCTATGCCTTCGAAAATGACCTCTTTTTTATCTGCTTTCAAATCGCCATCCTCGTCCGTGAACAGCCACACATAAGGACTTTGCGAAACGATCACCTTGTTGCCCATCACCCAAACGCCCAGCGGCGCATTGATCTCGGAACCCTGATAAAAAACCGTTGATTTATCGGATTTGCCGTCGCCGTTGGTATCTTCCAGCACCACAATGCGGTCGCCTTCATTTTTGGTTGGATTGCCGTTGATGGCCGGA includes:
- a CDS encoding PVC-type heme-binding CxxCH protein: MKQFPIVRSAWCAAVLFTSLSFQGFSQVVDSLVVVNPDSAYAALSETERRFSRNAVAGVQAADGLEATLFASEPNVINPINIDVDHRGRVWACEAFNYRPAVNGKSELGQGDRIVIMEDKDGDGKADVTKVFYQGPELNAPLGIWVMGNKAIVSQSPYVWLFTDTNGDDKADKKEILFKGIGGAQNDAGIHAFVFGPDGKFYFNYGNAGRQLVDGQDRPLLDKYERPIDFRQFKQGVVFRCEQDFTKVEIMAENFRNGWEVAVDSYGTMWQSDQEEPGNGGDRVSYVMENGNFGYVDEMTGASWRLNRTNLEDEIPRRHWHQNDPGVVPDLLETGSGFPMGMTIYEGDLLPRRYWDQILLADAGQGYVSAFPVQTDGAGYKSTGILPILEGKRDKWFRPTDVCVAPDGSLIISDWYDPVVGSHKMKDRSRGRIFRVAPTGTPYKIPVFDLSIPEQAVKALQSPNLSQRYLAWNACVSHGWAAEPFLEELFRQYNGNPKLRARALWVLNRIEGFNYRNLDIGFRELNPNLRITALRAVRQRNSDPTEYIKRLTSDRDPQVRRECALAINHNHTYEALDVWLQLAKQYKGNDRWTVEALSIGAYDQWERLFPAWLERAGAKPWTTDAGKDIIWLARTRKAIPYLSELAADTSVSFKSRLRYFRSFDFFHAGYEKTQALLSVLNVPSSDRIEVSKLALLHLDKSFVTNSQQGRTALSKLLDETYGTEHYIDLMTRYELESENDRLLKLALDKSDEVIGRDAGGLLLEQGGITYLTQKLAGMNESKKSALLASIQTVGSSESIYLLRSTVLNSDESPNVRKNAARYLGASWPGEEAVVKLLVNNQVDGEVKEAALEGVKNAFREEIKAQLAPYLPKPPVEEVATKPADESKSSKKERRKRRKNR
- a CDS encoding PVC-type heme-binding CxxCH protein — encoded protein: MNFKKSILLFPAGCLLAGLMVASYQRSNPSTIDAARADTLYKDLTDAQKRSSRYAVAGLTVTNGLEATLFASEPTITNPTNIDVDHLGRVWVCEAYNYRPAINGNPTKNEGDRIVVLEDTNGDGKSDKSTVFYQGSEINAPLGVWVMGNKVIVSQSPYVWLFTDEDGDLKADKKEVIFEGIGGDQHDHGMHAFVFGPDGKLYFNFGNEGNHLLDGKGNPIVGKDGKPIDFSKLKQGMVFRCDPDFNNIEVLGNNFRNNFEVAVDSYGTMWQSDNDDDGNKGVRINYVMQHGNYGYTDEMTGAGWRANRTNMEDSIPYRHWHLNDPGVVPNLLQTGSGSPTGMVVYEGKLLPKEFWGQMIHCEPGHNVVRSYPVEKAGAGYSAKIVNIVDGKRDQWFRPSDVCVAPDGSLLVSDWYDPGVGGHQAGDQGKGRIYRVAPANAPYRIKKADFATVSGAIEALQSPNLSVRYHAWTSLHTMGARAAPGLEKLFASKNAEPRMRARAMWLLSKFPFTAKKTVELAIKDANADIRIAGLRAAAESEHVDVLPYIKTLVKDPEAQVRRECALLLHHNPSPEAPALWATLAQQYDGKDRWYLEALGIGADAQWDSFFKAWLGKAGANPVATQAGKDIVWRSRGKESVQLLASLAGDPSVDLKSRLRYFRAFDFNSAGREKSMALLKLTNGSGAHQDKVNELVMRHLDPAFVKQTPEAMAALKRMLDRTYGTQAYLELVAKYEIPSENERLLKMAMEQSSSRLGSTAAGQLIKQGGTPLLWKVVKGSDRTKSAAVLTALKSVGSKDALDILKTAATDTSYPEDLQIIAARSLGGTMSGEDQVLVLLKDGKLTGEAKTAAVQGLNGAWRKSVKMEAAKYLDGATVAVKKHPEVKELIGMKGDLAKGKQVFTSYCSVCHQVNGEGMDFGPKLSEIGSKLPKEAQYAAIFDPSAGIGFGYEGFEVTLKDGTAVSGIVSSKTETDLILKFPGGSTQEYKMSQVKSIKQLKDSMMPAGLQDAMSTEELVSLVDYLSNLKKK
- a CDS encoding isoamylase early set domain-containing protein is translated as MALTKQFVKSKSVYKVTFTVPAEAASEAKKVALVGEFNGWNPEEAIALKKQKDGSFKTSLELGAGEYQFRYILDGEKWENDWEADKYVPAGVDATENSVVVL
- a CDS encoding hydroxypyruvate isomerase family protein, which codes for MLRRNFVKSTLGLTGAAVAAGDAFASAPMAKNKFKLKYASHFGMFQNSAGKDVIDQLKFMADQGFMALEDNGMMGRPVEQQEAIAKEMTRLGMEMGVFVVDKGGNGANTLAAGKKEYIDIFLNGCKKAVEVAKRVNAKWMTVVPGDFERNLPIGVQTGNVIDALRRGAEILEPHGLVMVLEPLSDSPNLFLRTSDQTYEICRGVNSKSCKILYDIYHMQKNEGRLLYNIDQTWSEIDYFQIGDEPGRKEPTTGEINYKNVFKYIYDRSKKEGKSFIMGMEHGNSKQGKEGEEALIRAYVESDSFAI
- a CDS encoding TonB-dependent receptor, with the protein product MKLRILFLLSFLTSHAFAQFTLSGKVSLEGQAEPALGASVYIQELKTGATADTAGNYLITGIPKGTYTVRVSFVSMPTVTEKNVKIERNIVRDFVLKSGANSLDEVVVTGTMKEVSKLDSPVPVDIITSKFIYKNPVPSIFEGLSYVNGVRPQLNCNVCNTGDIHINGLEGPYTMVLIDGMPMVSGLSTVYGLSGIPNSLIDRVEIVKGPASTLYGSEAVGGLINIITKNPLKAPVFSADVFSTTWRDYNVDLGVKFTPGEKSSSLLGINYFNYQNPIDNNKDGFTDLTLQNRISIFNKWSFKLKDDRQANIAARYYYEDRWGGQMQWDRSYRGGDEIYGESIYTKRFELLGNYQLPLSEKVTLQYSFSSHNQNSAYGNVPFVADQKIAFAQLLWDKEIGKHSLLMGTPFRYTFYNDNTPATRYADGHDHADKIYLPGIFIQDEIKTGPHSVLLGARYDYNSRHGSIFTPRAAYKYKFNQTDVVRLNVGRGFRIVNLFTEDHAALTGSRDVILKEELKPEQSWNANINLVKKIVTGNSFIGFDASVFYTHFTNRILPDYDTNPNQIIYDNLNGYAVSKGISLNLDFNFPFPLKIIAGGTYMDNFQKENGVRFRPVLTEKFTGTWSFSYEIQKAGLSVDYTGNIYGPMRLPVLSEEDPRAANSPVWSLQNIQLTKKFNNGLEVYGGVKNLLNFTPPANSIARANDPFDKNVQFDGQGQVIATPDNPYRLTFDPSYVYAPNQGIRAFAGLRYTLR